Proteins from a single region of Antechinus flavipes isolate AdamAnt ecotype Samford, QLD, Australia chromosome 2, AdamAnt_v2, whole genome shotgun sequence:
- the CHRM5 gene encoding muscarinic acetylcholine receptor M5 — protein MEEDPYPNETIANSTPVSHHPMSRHSLWEVITIATVTAIVSLGTIVGNILVMLSFKVNSQLKTVNNYYLLSLAFADLIIGIFSMNLYTTYILMGRWALGSLACDLWLALDYVASNASVMNLLVISFDRYFSITRPLTYRAKRTPKRAGIMIGLAWLISFILWAPAILCWQYLVGERTVPPGECQIQFLSEPTITFGTAIAAFYIPVSVMTILYCRIYRETEKRTKDLAELQGSVSVAEFESNKSPPKALLKSCFSCQQPTVTKKERCPASWSSSSRSTSAAGRPSQPASTNGDWAREEQLTTCSSYASSEDEDKPVAEPGSPAAYRSQAKKSPEEEFSAEETKKALVRENPVNDNYETKKYVSPPIPIRGPKSQKCVAYKFRLIVKADGSQETHNGCHKVKIIPCSVPVSKEPSTKGMDSSLSSQMTKRKRMVLVKERKAAQTLSAILLAFIITWTPYNIMVLVSTFCSKCIPVTLWHLGYWLCYVNSTVNPICYALCNKTFRKTFKMLLLCRWKKRKVDEKLCWQGNSKLP, from the coding sequence ATGGAAGAGGATCCTTACCCCAATGAAACCATTGCCAACAGCACTCCAGTAAGTCACCACCCCATGTCAAGACACAGTTTATGGGAAGTCATCACCATAGCAACAGTGACAGCCATAGTGAGCTTGGGTACCATTGTAGGCAACATTTTGGTCATGCTATCTTTCAAAGTCAATAGCCAGCTCAAGACAGTCAACAATTATTACCTGCTCAGCTTGGCCTTTGCTGACTTGATCATTGGGATCTTTTCTATGAACCTCTACACCACCTATATCCTCATGGGGCGCTGGGCTCTGGGAAGCCTGGCCTGTGACCTGTGGCTTGCCCTGGACTACGTGGCCAGCAACGCTTCGGTCATGAACCTCCTGGTGATCAGCTTTGACCGCTACTTCTCGATTACCAGGCCTCTGACCTACAGGGCCAAGCGCACCCCCAAGCGGGCAGGGATCATGATTGGTCTGGCCTGGTtgatctcatttattttgtgggccCCAGCTATCCTCTGCTGGCAGTATTTGGTTGGGGAGAGAACCGTCCCCCCTGGGGAGTGCCAAATCCAGTTCCTCTCAGAACCCACCATCACCTTTGGCACTGCCATCGCTGCCTTCTACATCCCAGTGTCCGTCATGACCATACTCTACTGCCGCATCTACCGGGAAACCGAGAAGCGTACCAAGGATCTGGCCGAGCTCCAGGGTTCTGTTTCTGTGGCTGAGTTTGAGAGCAACAAGTCTCCACCAAAAGCCCTGCTTAAGTCCTGCTTCAGCTGCCAGCAGCCGACCGTGACCAAGAAGGAAAGATGCCCAGCTTCCTGGTCGTCCTCGAGCAGGAGCACCTCGGCCGCAGGAAGGCCTTCTCAGCCCGCCAGTACCAACGGCGACTGGGCCAGAGAAGAGCAGCTCACCACTTGTAGCAGTTATGCTTCCTCAGAAGATGAAGACAAGCCAGTCGCTGAGCCAGGCTCCCCAGCAGCCTATAGGAGCCAGGCCAAAAAAAGCCCGGAGGAGGAATTCAGTGCTGAAGAGACCAAGAAAGCTTTGGTGAGAGAAAATCCCGTGAACGATAACTACGAGACAAAGAAATATGTCTCGCCCCCAATCCCCATCCGGGGCCCCAAGAGTCAAAAATGTGTGGCGTACAAATTCCGGTTGATAGTAAAGGCTGATGGGAGTCAGGAGACCCACAATGGCTGTCATAAGGTGAAAATTATACCTTGTTCAGTCCCTGTATCCAAGGAACCTTCCACAAAAGGCATGGATTCCAGTCTCAGCAGCCAAATGACCAAGAGAAAGAGGATGGTCCTGGTGAAGGAGAGGAAAGCAGCCCAGACGCTGAGTGCCATCCTCCTGGCTTTCATCATCACATGGACCCCCTATAACATCATGGTGCTGGTGTCTACCTTCTGTAGCAAGTGTATCCCTGTCACCCTGTGGCACCTGGGCTACTGGCTATGCTATGTGAACAGCACTGTCAACCCCATCTGCTATGCCCTCTGTAATAAAACTTTCAGGAAGACCTTTAAGATGCTGCTCCTATGTcggtggaaaaaaagaaaggtggaTGAGAAGCTCTGTTGGCAAGGGAACAGCAAACTGCCATGA